A genomic segment from Coccinella septempunctata chromosome 3, icCocSept1.1, whole genome shotgun sequence encodes:
- the LOC123309818 gene encoding serine protease inhibitor swm-1-like produces MTIKVMMAMIAVVLFVSLIVFTSANEVRPLCPPNEHYTNCVNDCRVCADPKKNLCNNSVCNKGCECDDGFIRIKQPDGMCIQSEKCVNCGNPDFEFRECGSSCKTTCQDGNIIRNVCPRVCEPGCYCKGNKVLDETENKCLSLAECKQRKKK; encoded by the exons ATGACCATAAAAGTAATGATGGCTATGATTGCAGTGGTATTATTTGTGAGCCTCATCGTTTTTACATCGGCAAACG AAGTGAGACCACTTTGCCCCCCCAATGAACATTACACAAACTGTGTAAACGATTGCAGAGTATGCGCTGATCCAAAGAAAAATCTGTGTAACAATTCTGTTTGCAATAAGGGTTGCGAGTGTGATGATGGATTCATCAGGATAAAGCAACCTGATGGAATGTGCATCCAGAGTGAAAAATGCG TGAACTGTGGAAATCCAGACTTCGAATTCAGGGAATGCGGTTCCAGTTGCAAAACCACGTGTCAGGATGGTAATATCATAAGAAATGTTTGCCCGAGGGTCTGCGAGCCTGGATGTTATTGCAAGGGAAATAAAGTTCTCGACGAAACCGAAAACAAATGCCTTTCGCTGGCAGAGTGCAAGCAGAGGAAGAAGAAATAG
- the LOC123309819 gene encoding von Willebrand factor-like: MFSMIISFLVALTICGSYGNPIECPINEHPTDCVNACPTPTCSDPRPPSCNFLVCNKGCECDEGYVRTKKPDGPCIPISRCKNCLRPGFAFNDCGSNCSTTCRYVTENLICPLVCTPGCYCAGGKVLDEASNKCVDKKQCIKSTIKPCD; the protein is encoded by the exons ATGTTTTCGATGATCATTTCATTCCTGGTTGCCCTCACAATATGTGGAAGCTATG GTAATCCGATAGAGTGTCCAATAAATGAGCATCCTACGGATTGTGTGAACGCTTGCCCTACCCCTACTTGCTCTGATCCAAGACCTCCTTCTTGCAATTTCTTAGTCTGCAACAAAGGATGTGAATGCGATGAAGGATATGTACGTACAAAGAAGCCTGATGGTCCTTGCATTCCTATTTCCAGATGTA AAAATTGTCTAAGGCCTGGTTTTGCATTCAACGATTGTGGATCGAACTGTTCAACCACCTGTAGATACGTAACAGAGAACCTGATTTGTCCTTTAGTTTGTACACCAGGATGCTATTGCGCAGGAGGAAAAGTTTTAGATGAAGCTTCCAATAAATGTGTTGATAAGAAGCAGTGCATCAAGTCGACTATCAAGCCATGTGATtag
- the LOC123309817 gene encoding neuroglobin-like, whose translation MGCELGKLAKSGSSAKNQKTEEASAPPVQVDNRLPLTAKQKYNMLASWRGISRAMESTGVTMFLKLFESHSELLSLFEKFKGLKTKEEQANSQELIEHANNVMNTLDEGIKGLDNLDVLLEYLHQVGASHRKIPGFKAEYFWKIEKPFLEAVETTLGDRYTENVENIYKITIKFIIETLIKGYNNANSTT comes from the exons ATGGGCTGTGAATTGGGGAAGTTGGCGAAAAGCGGTAGTTCGGCGAAAAACCAAAAGACTGAAGAGGCTTCAGCACCTCCAGTGCAAGTGGACAACAGACTACCTCTGACTGCTAAGCAGAAGTACAACATGTTAGCCTCGTGGAGAGGTATAAGCCGAGCGATGGAGTCCACTGGAGTTACTATGTTCTTGAA ATTGTTCGAGAGCCATTCCGAGCTGCTGTCACTCTTCGAGAAGTTCAAAGGGCTGAAGACAAAAGAGGAACAGGCGAACAGTCAAGAACTAATAGAACACGCGAATAACGTCATGAACACCTTGGACGAGGGCATCAAAGGACTCGATAACTTGGACGTCCTTCTGGAATATCTACATCAAGTTGGGGCGTCCCATAGGAAGATACCAGGCTTCAAGGCGGAATATTTCTGG AAAATAGAGAAACCTTTTTTAGAAGCAGTGGAAACAACGCTAGGAGACCGTTACACTGAGAATGTGGAGAACATTTATAAAATAACGATAAAATTCATCATAGAAACATTAATAAAAGGATATAACAATGCCAATTCTACAACGTGA
- the LOC123310168 gene encoding vascular endothelial growth factor receptor 1-like, producing the protein MPIYRFTVSGLVLLFAQILIVETRIKLFLNGTEVDEEAIDFTLNSGDNLTLVCEGNYPVVWKTPEIIPQKYGKYTKIYKSALNLTQENELKYFSQLYVVNLTFPYVGFYSCSEEDNATSSKEIYLYIHDDSHLAVVETEADHEIIYAVKYARTVIPCRPTSLDVDVSLRTPGGKLVELNTTEDSEYAFDYDPHEGFFTAANSEDNTFLYCYFTRNDSEYEYWFKLDVEIATSYLAEPFISTNKTHFVVGDTIILECSVKSNVQTDIQWSLPSDHRQNITIIDSVVNDQERMVKSKLKINNITAEYGGQYRCSAEDKQNHSSQSDIALFVHDPKDHFIVFLGEDSSSYSDCTIGSTVIWNEYFEAYPRSEAAWLDNKGNMIRRRHSEKYDTIITESHASLQITNITYREHGHYTLIVSNGRENKTRSKFLDVTGKPLVKLELNEFQLPNSHSEIICEVISNPKGEASVEYKPCIDDSCKYEKLHPEIKKEGLVLTERVQIIFNKSSTVKCFSKNILGSHEQEKKVYITEIPGGFDIKVNDTGTIFNKSSNIALAALGESVNLICGAFIKNNNERIEWRKGSQKIVANKNFRLKQHEFPSGKNLFLDINRVTFAEQGSYSCLLIERETITKKIEIKLAVSRAAAPSFKTNLDGFILKNLGDYVRFDCRYKGLPKPIISWFKDDEEITSSGSNFQIDTDENSLVLKSIKLKDEGEYRCEAKNRLGKQQKKWKLEIKDKPSSRIYYWLAIILLMILVIITSVIVYYKDHRKKKLEKLLKEIGLAYFEQGQLENLNPDLGLEDQAELLPYDRKWEFPPENLKIGKQLGAGAFGVVMKGEAKGIIPGEERTTVAVKMVKKDAGHTYIKALASELKIMVHLGNHLNVVNLLGACTKNVAKGQLFVIVEYCKFGNTHNYLYRHRNEFIDQVDRDTGTIDFNIGNERLERSYSVASNKSFFPMKYVTQLSVKSNSSVKFTPENDLDVAAENCKIVNMCPKTDEGEDEILLSNNSSVQPDWRTNYKGDYRGSVRPICTKDLLIWAFQVAKGMEYLASRKVLHGDLAARNILLAEDNVVKICDFGLAKSMYKNENYKKNSDCPLPIKWMAIESIRDRIFSTQSDVWSFGIVLWEFFSLARTPYPGMEADERLFTKLVEGYRMEAPEYATNEIYQMILECWSHNPLRRPSFENLADRLGTMIGNQMRQYYIDLNDPYLRCNVLRRESGIDDYLDRVNSPNFENLSSPQIYMNQLDHSPGYLSMKSPGINSPRPENATVFNFETRPKKKISTGSSRDNYPDYVINEEENENNSQEVGVDNVTDCPHGLTNPSYMYPKEDDQDSLMCPEPRQSSDKYILMCQTKLVDPCVHIDENSKEILYINEFPLV; encoded by the exons ATGCCCATATATCGTTTCACAGTTTCTGGATTAGTGTTATTATTTGCTCAAA tcCTTATCGTAGAAACACGAATAAAACTTTTTCTGAATGGAACAGAAGTAGACGAAGAAGCTATCGATTTTACATTGAATTCTGGAGATAATTTGACACTAGTCTGTGAAGGAAATTATCCTGTTGTGTGGAAAACTCCCGAAATAATACCCCAA aaatatggaaaatatacaaaaatttatAAGTCAGCCTTGAATTTGACTCAGGAAAATGAGTTAAAATATTTCTCACAACTTTATGTTGTGAATTTGACGTTTCCTTATGTGGGATTTTATAGCTGTTCTGAAGAAGACAACGCAACAAGCTCAAAAGAGATATACTTGTACATTCATG ATGATAGTCATTTGGCTGTAGTAGAAACTGAGGCTGACCACGAGATCATATATGCTGTGAAGTACGCCAGAACTGTAATCCCTTGCAGGCCCACATCCCTGGATGTCGATGTTAGCCTGAGAACACCAGGCGGCAAATTG GTAGAACTGAACACCACAGAAGACAGTGAATATGCTTTCGATTATGATCCTCATGAAGGTTTTTTCACTGCTGCAAATTCTGAGGATAATACCTTCCTCTATTGTTACTTCACAAGGAATGATTCTGAATATGAGTATTGGTTCAAGTTGGACGTAGAAA TTGCCACATCATATCTTGCAGAGCCGTTCATAAGCACCAACAAGACACATTTTGTTGTTGGAGATACAATCATTCTGGAATGTTCAGTAAAGAGCAATGTTCAAACAGATATTCAATGGAGTCTTCCTAGTGACCATCGA CAAAACATCACGATAATCGACTCTGTCGTCAACGATCAAGAGAGAATGgtgaaatcaaaattgaaaattaacaaTATAACTGCTGAATATGGAGGACAATATAGGTGTTCCGCTGAGGACAAACAAAACCATTCTAGTCAATCGGATATAGCACTCTTTGTACATG atccCAAAGATCACTTCATAGTATTCCTTGGAGAGGATAGTTCCAGTTATTCGGATTGTACCATTGGATCAACTGTTATTTGGAACGAATACTTCGAAGCCTATCCAAGAAGTGAAGCTGCTTG GTTAGATAACAAAGGAAACATGATAAGAAGACGTCATAGCGAAAAATATGACACGATAATAACTGAGTCTCATGCTAGTCTCCAAATAACTAATATAACTTACAGAGAGCATGGGCATTATACACTAATAGTCAGTAACGGCAGAGAAAACAAGACGCGAAGTAAATTTTTAGATGTTACCG GAAAACCATTGGTCAAGCTCGAGTTGAACGAATTCCAGTTACCTAATAGTCATAGCGAAATCATTTGTGAAGTTATTTCTAACCCTAAGGGTGAAGCCTCAGTTGAATACAAACCATGTATAGATGATTCCTGTAAATACGAAAAG CTGCATCCAGAAATTAAGAAAGAAGGACTTGTTCTCACAGAAAgagttcaaattattttcaacaaatcGTCAACTGTGAaatgtttttcgaaaaatatattgGGCTCgcatgaacaagaaaaaaaggTGTACATAACAG AGATACCAGGAGGTTTCGATATTAAAGTGAATGATACTGGGACGATATTCAATAAATCAAGTAATATAGCTCTAGCAGCCTTAGGGGAATCTGTCAACTTAATATGTGGAGCATTCATCAAGAATAATAATGAGCGCATAGAATGGCGAAAAGGTTCCCAGAAAATAGTGGCAAATAAAA ATTTCAGGTTGAAACAGCATGAATTCCCCTCAGGCAAAAATTTATTCCTCGATATAAACCGTGTAACTTTTGCGGAACAAGGAAGTTACTCATGTCTCCTCATAGAGAGAGAAACTATcactaaaaaaattgaaatcaaactTGCTGTATCTCGAGCGGCCGCACCAAGTTTCAAGACGAATTTGGAcggatttattttgaaaaatctgGGTGATTATGTTCGTTTCGATTGCCGATATAAAGGTCTGCCGAAACCCATTATTTCTTGGTTTAAG GACGATGAAGAAATAACATCCTCTGGTAGCAATTTTCAGATCGATACTGATGAGAATTCGTTAGTCCTCAAAAGTATCAAGTTGAAGGACGAAGGTGAATATAGATGTGAGGCGAAAAATAGACTAGGGAAGCAGcaaaaaaaatggaaacttgaAATCAAAG ACAAGCCAAGCAGCAGAATATATTATTGGTTGGCCATCATACTACTCATGATTCTAGTGATAATAACAAGTGTCATAGTATATTACAAGGATCACAGGAAGAAG aaattggAGAAACTGTTGAAAGAAATCGGCTTAGCGTATTTTGAGCAAGGCCAATTGGAAAACCTCAACCCTGACCTTGGCCTCGAGGACCAAGCAGAATTACTACCCTATGATAGAAAATGGGAATTTCCACCAGAGAACTTGAAGATAG GAAAACAGTTAGGGGCAGGCGCTTTTGGGGTTGTTATGAAAGGGGAAGCGAAAGGGATAATACCAGGAGAAGAACGGACAACGGTTGCAGTTAAAATGGTGAAAAAGGATGCAGGTCATACGTACATCAAAGCTTTGGCATCAGAACTCAAGATAATGGTTCATTTGGGAAATCATCTCAATGTTGTCAATCTACTTGGGGCTTGTACGAAAAACGTCGCTAAAG GCCAATTGTTCGTTATAGTTGAGTACTGTAAATTTGGTAACACCCATAATTATTTATACAGGCATAGAAATGAGTTCATCGATCAAGTGGATCGTGATACTGGGACAATAGATTTCAACATAGGAAACGAAAGACTTGAAAGGTCGTATTCTGTAGCGAGCAACAAAAG CTTTTTTCCAATGAAATATGTCACCCAGCTATCGGTAAAAAGCAATAGTAGCGTGAAATTTACTCCCGAGAATGATCTGGATGTAGCTGCAGAGAACTGCAAAATTGTTAACATGTGCCCCAAAACTGATGAAG gtgAAGACGAAATACTACTCAGCAATAATAGTAGCGTGCAACCTGACTGGCGTACAAACTATAAGGGAGATTACAGAGGGTCAGTTAGACCAATCTGCACCAAAGATCTGCTGATATGGGCATTCCAAGTGGCGAAAGGAATGGAATATCTTGCATCTCGAAAAGTTTTGCACGGTGATTTGGCCGCCAGGAACATACTTCTAGCCGAAGATAATGTCGTCAAGATTTGCGATTTTGGATTGGCCAAAAGTATGTACAAAAATGAGAACTACAAGAAGAATAGCGAC TGTCCCCTTCCCATCAAATGGATGGCCATCGAATCTATAAGAGATAGAATATTCTCGACACAATCTGATGTATGGTCTTTTGGTATCGTTTTGTGGGAATTTTTTTCTCTCGCAAGAACTCCTTATCCTGGTATGGAAGCAGATGAAAGGCTTTTCACGAAACTTGTTGAGGGTTATCGAATGGAAGCACCTGAATATGCCACAAATGAAAT TTATCAGATGATATTAGAATGTTGGTCCCATAATCCTCTAAGAAGGCCTTCTTTCGAAAATCTTGCCGACAGATTAGGAACAATGATTGGAAACCAGATGCGACAG taTTATATCGACCTCAATGATCCCTATTTGAGGTGCAACGTGCTTAGAAGGGAGAGTGGCATCGACGACTATTTAGACAGGGTAAATTCTCCAAATTTCGAGAATTTATCGTCTCCCCAAATTTACATGAACCAACTGGACCATTCCCCGGGTTACTTGAGCATGAAAAGTCCAGGCATCAACAGTCCCAGGCCAGAAAATGCGACAGTTTTCAA